Sequence from the Curtobacterium sp. MCLR17_007 genome:
GGTCCAGGACGTCGCCAGCAGGTCGTGTTCGAGCACGTCGCACCTCTTCCCCGGTGCACGCGCGGCGGTCGCCCTCGACCCCGCCGACACCGATCAGGACACCGCGATCCCGACACGGCGTCGGGTCCAGGGATACCCGCCGTGCCTCCGAGCGCTCACAGCGCCCGGCAACACCCTCGACACGCGCTCACACCAGTCGCGTCCGGACGCTCCCGACCCCGGCGATCGTGCCCTCCAGTGTGGAGCCGCGCGCGACCACACCGACACCCTCCGGGGTCCCCGTCATCACGAGGTCGCCGGGTTCGAGCCGCACCGCGCGCGACAGCTCGGCGATGACCTCGGCGACCGACCAGATCTGGTCACCCAGGTCACCGTGCTGGCGGCGCTCGCCGTCGACCAGCAGCTCGACCGTGCCCCGGGTCGGGTCGACCGTGCCCGCGGGGACGACGGCGCCGATCGGGGCCGAGGCGTCGAACCCCTTCGCCATGTCCCACGGTCGCCCGAGCCGCTTGGCTTCGGCCTGCAGGTCGCGGCGCGTCAGGTCCAGCC
This genomic interval carries:
- a CDS encoding fumarylacetoacetate hydrolase family protein, with the protein product MSDLVIPAQALPTVPTTTGGRFPVRRVFCVGRNYAAHAREMGHDPDREPPFFFTKPADAVVADDADTPYPSMTERLEHEVELVVAIGGGGSDIAVADALDHVWGYAVGLDLTRRDLQAEAKRLGRPWDMAKGFDASAPIGAVVPAGTVDPTRGTVELLVDGERRQHGDLGDQIWSVAEVIAELSRAVRLEPGDLVMTGTPEGVGVVARGSTLEGTIAGVGSVRTRLV